The Balaenoptera acutorostrata chromosome 2, mBalAcu1.1, whole genome shotgun sequence genomic sequence TAGCAAAAGACCTGGGTCTGGGGCAGGGGGAACTCTCCAGGCGGGGAGCTAGGGTcatttccaaaggaaacaaactGTATTTGCAGCTCGATCAGGAGACTGGGGATTTACTGCTAAATGAGAAACTGGACCGTGAAGAACTGTGTGGTCAGACAGAGCCCTGTATGCTGCGTTTCCAGGTGTTGCTAGAGAATCCCTTAGAGTTTTTTCAAGCTGAGCTACAGGTAATAGACATAAATGACCATGCTCCGGTGTTCATGGACAGAGATATGTTGCTAAAAATATCAGAAAGCAGTCCTCCTGGAACTAAGTTTCCTCTGAAGAACGCTCAGGACATGGATGTAGGCCGAAACAATATTGAAAACTATATAATCAGTCCCAACTCCTATTTTCGGGTCCTCACCCGCAAACGCAGCGATGGCAGGAAATATCCGGAACTTGTGCTGGACAAACTGCTAGATCGGGAGGAGGAACCTGAGCTCAGGTTAACCCTCACTGCTCAGGATGGCGGTTCTCCACCCCGGTTTGGCACCGCTCAGGTCTACATCGAAGTCGTGGACATCAACGATAATGCCCCTGAATTTGAGCCGCCTTTCTATAGGGTGCAGATCCCCGAGGACAGTCCCATAGGCTACCTGATTGTCAAAGTCTCTGCTACGGATATAGACATAGGAGTCAATAGAGAGATTTCCTATTCACTTTTCCAGGCTTCAGAAGAGATTAGCAAAACCTTTGAGATCAACGCCATGACGGGAGAAATTCGACTGAAAAAACAACTTGATTTCGAAACAACTCAGTCTTATGAGGTCAATATCGAGGCCAGAGATACTGGAAGTCTTTCTGGGAAATGCACCGTTCTGACTCAAGTCATGGATGTGaacgacaatgctccagaagtcacCATGTCTGCACTTACCAGGCAGATCCCCGAGAACTCGCCTGAGACTGTGGTTGCAGTTTTCAGTGTTTCAGATCTTGATTCTgaagagaatgggaaaataaGTTGCTACATTCAGGACGATCTACCTTTTCTCCTTAAATCTTCCATGGAAAACTTTTATACCCTAGTAACAGAGAGACCGCTAGACAGAGAGACCAGAGCAGAATACAACGTCACCATCACCGTCACAGATATGGGAACCCCCAGGCTGAAAACCGAGCACAGCATAACCGTGCTGGTGTCCGACGTCAACGACAACGCCCCCGCCTTCACCCAGACCTCCTACACCCTGTCCGTCCGCGAGAACAACAGCCCCGCCCTGCACATCGGCACCGTCCGCGCCACAGACAGAGACGCGGGAGCCAACGCCCAGGTCACCTACTCGCTGCTGCCGCCCCTCGACGCGCACGTGCCCCTGGCCTCCCTGGTGTCCATCAACCCGGACAACGGCCACCTGTTCGCCCTGAGGTCCCTGGACTACGAGGCCCTGCGGGCGTTCGAGTTCCGCGTGGGCGCCGCCGACCGCGGCTCGCCCGCGCTCAGCAGCCAGGCGCTGGTGCGCGTGCTCGTGGCGGACGACAACGACAACGCGCCCTTCGTGCTGTACCCGCTGCAGAACGCCTCGGCGCCCTGCACCGAGCTGGTGCCCAGGGCGGCCGAGGCGGGCTACCTGGTGACCAAGGTGGTGGCGGTGGACGGCGACTCGGGCCAGAACGCCTGGCTGTCGTTCCAGCTGCTCAAGGCCACGGAGCCCGGGCTGTTCGGCGTGTGGGCGCACAACGGCGAGGTGCGCACGGCCCGGCTGCTGAGCGAGCGCGACGCGGCCAAGCACAGGCTGGTGGTGCTGGTCAAGGACAACGGCGAGCCGCCGCTGTCGGCCAGCGTCACGCTGCACGTGCTGCTGGTGGACGGCTTCTCGCAGCCCTACCTGCCGGCCCCGGAAGCGGAAGCGACGGACGCGGCGCCGGCCGACCCGCTCACCATCTACCTGGTGGTCGCCTTGGCGTCGGTGTCGTCGCTCTTCCTCTTCTCGGTGCTGGTGTTCGTCGCGGTGCGGCTGTGCAGGAGGGGCGGGGCGGCCTCGGTGGGTCGCTGCTCGGTGCCCGAGGGCCCCTTTCCGGGCCACCTGGTGGACGTCAGCGGCACGGGGACCCTGTCCCAGAGCTACCAGTACGAGGTGTGTCTGAAAGGGGGCTCTGGGACCAGCGAGTTCAAGTTTCTGAAGCCAATTGTGACCAATTTTCAGGGCCATTCCCCTGGCCCAGATATAGAAGAAACCCCCAACTTTAGGAAAGATTTTGGTTTCAGTATTCAGTGACAGTAATTGTTTTTCACgttccatatattttaaattgatgaTACTTAAAGGTGATGGTTTTTCTGGCAACCTATCATGAACTTTTAAACTACACTAAACTTGCttgcaaattttgttttaaagaatggtATCTTTTCTTCATTACTGTAAGAAGATTAATGGTCCTAAATCTTGCCTCTCAAAACACTGTTGAAGTCAATAAATGTACAAGTCCTTTCTGGCATAGCTTAGAAATGTGTTAGATTAAAAAACAGTGGGAAATTAATTCTATATAATTAGTTATATTTCCTTGAGTTTTTCTTATTAGGTTTTAAACCATTAAGTACATAAGAGCAGTACTGCACTAACACACTGAAGCATGCCCaatcaggaaggagagagaactgGTACAGTGAGAATCTGGTTCTTACTTTATTCTGCTCTCATAGCACTTTAatcttattttctcttattaattTTGCTTCCTTTCATTAACATACCAGTGTTAGTTTTAATATAGTTATTGTAATTGCTTTCCATTTAGTTTCGCTAGTGTAAAAGGGGAGAAAAAGCTACACTGTGTTTATCCagtgtgatgaaagggcatagtAGGAAATTGGCTTTTCCCACTTGAGAAACATTGGTCATCTTGTGACAGAAAATGCAGTAGCTGTCTAATCTCtgttcatcttttcttctttggtAACACACTCCAAATTTCGTTTAGAGCATTAGTGTGCTTAGTCAAAAGAACATGTTTTCCCAGGCTCCTTGGCAGCTAAAACGGGACATTTGACTACATGTATATGCAAATGTTGTTAGAGACTTCCAAGAAGGCCATTAAAAGGGAGGTGACTCATCTAGGAAGGGGTCCCTTTTTGTCCTTCTCTAACTGCTTCTTGCTGCTTGGAATGTGGGAGTCTTGGCTGGGACATAATCAGTCATATTGAGCCATAAAGCAACACTAAGGATGGAAATAATGGACCAAGACAGTCAGTATAGAATAAACTTTAAAGAGATGAGGATCCCTGATAACCACAGTTATCATGTCATCCCTGGATTGCTCACTTCTGAGCTATTTTTACATGAGAAATAAAGGAATTTCTATCTCATTTAAGCCACCATCATTTTAGTTTTGTGCTACCTCCAGTGGAATCCAATCCTAATGCTTTCACAGTAAGATTTTTtgttaaaatgttatataatacGACAAAATGGACAGATCTTAAGTGTATAGTTTGATCTAACTGATCTTTGTCAAGTTTTCcttgatttctaatttagttAAGAGTACAGAGTGCTTTACATTCATTATCTTTTTAATCCTCTGCCAAACCCTAAGGAAGTTGGCATGTTATTTCCTCTTTTACTTGTTCACAATTCTgaagtaataaaaggaaaaatttggaATATATTCTAAGTCTGCTTGAATGGAATGCCCCAGTTCTTAACCCATACGCTATCACAGCAGGCGTTAACTGGTGGCATTGTCTTCCTAACAAAGGAAGTGAAATCCTTCTATTGCATGAATTGAACTCCTATGTAGAAATGTAACTTTTAGTCTGTAGCTTGCTTTTGTTTCTATACCAGAGATCACACTGCTCTGGACCAATAAACCCAAAGTTGTTACAGAAGCACTGACCTAAGTAAGCTGGGTCAGGTACCACAATTGACTTTCATCATGATCGAATCAGCCTGATTACCTTCCTGTACCTTCTCAACATATCACATTCATTATTACAGAAATGAAGGCCCTAAATAGGGAGTAGAATTACCCTATGGTTGTATTTCTTGAGTTTTTTTGTACTATTCCTTCAATCTTTTTCTGTCAgtactaatatatattttctcttttttttgaaagtttattATATACATTCTGTAAATCCCTTATTCAAGTTAAATATACCGTATTCATTTTAGCACACTATTTCTTTGAAAGCAGTTGCTATTCTAGTATTAGCTCTAAATGAAATAACTAATTTCAGAAAAGTATAGGCAATGATGTGGAGGAATTTTTATCACTAAATAATTTAGAGATTCtggaaattaaatagaaataaagctGATAGGCCCCAGTTATTTTCTGTTAAAACTAACCATATGTCTTTGACAACTCCTCTTAAAAATTATGCTGAAAAAAGATTTAGAGGGTCATAAATGACTTTATTCTGAAAGGATGGCTCACAAGAGCTGAATCAGACATTATTCAGCATTTGCTGTGATAATCCAATTTTGTAGAGTGATGAATTTTTGTTGACTCAGATGCTGGGTGCATGAAATTTCATTCttgtgtattcattttctattgctactattaaaaattaccacaaacttagttgcttaaaacaataaaaatgcacTACTATATAGTTCTGTAGGTCTGATGTCTGATATGGGTATGACTGGGTTAAATTCAAGATGTCACCAGGGGTGCATTCTCTTCTGgtggctctagaggagaatctatttctttctcttttccagcttctagatgcTGCCTACAGTACTTGactcatggcccctttcatccatcttcaaagccagcaacattgTGTCTCTTAGTCCACTTCTTCTGTAATCACATACCCCTCTGACCATAGCCAGGAAAGGTTCTGTCcctcccagataatccaggataacctacCCCCCACAAGGTCCTCAATTTACTTATATCTGTGAattctcttttgccatgtaagataaCATATTTACAGATTCTGGGAATTAGGGCATGAACATCTTTCGGTGGgtggccattattctgcctaccgcAGGTTAACTGCTTGGAAGAAAATTATCTGGTCTAGCAGGACCACCTGTGGCCAAAGGAAGGCATACAAAGACCTTTATAACAGAAGTTTAGACCCCATTGATTGAATGCTTTAACCCCAGACAAGGTATTTATCAAAAATTGTTCCACAGATTGTTAACAAAAACACTGGATTTATAAAAACATTATGAATCTTTACTGgaattcaatttaaattttaaaaatggaaaatctgaactAAAGagtattttgggggttttttagatgatgaaaatgttctaaaattgactgtggtgatggatgcactactctgtgaatatactaaaagccactgaattgtagaCTTTAAAcgagtgaattgtatggtatgtgaattacatctcattAAACCTgtcttttaaaaggaataaaacagaaattattcttatcatgataaaaaaaatcccaaaacatGCCAGGCCTAACCTTTAGACTGCCTTTTTGGGAAATAACTTTCCAATAATTTGAAAGTTTCAAAAACTCATGTCCTCAGGCTTAGGTGTTGGAAAGAAGAGGAAGTAATCTACTCCTTAATAAGGCGTTGATAAAATACTCTCTTTAGAACCATCACTGATTGCAATTTTGCAGTGTCCACTCATCTGTAATTCTATAACATGTACCATGAAAATAATGTACTTGTGAAACTGTTCCcatattttttcagaaatattttgctCCTAAATTTATATTCTTCTCAGcttaaatgttaaattattttatttaatcattcaccCTGAACAGCTTTAAACAGTCAACATAATGAAAGTTTGCTCTTAGTACTCCTCCTGTGTAACAACACAGCTCTCTCTGAACTCATAAAAACCACAAGAAAATAGAACTAAGTGTTTCATATTACAGAACACGGTTGACACAGCCTATGTGTTACATTTAGGAGAATTTTGCATCCAACGTTAAGCCAGAAAAGATAAGACATAGTGAGAACGCGTGGTGGCGCTGCAGGTTAAGGTGGTGAGAAACAGAACTGCAGACGTAGCTCCAGGATCCAGCCAATTTCACACTGCCTGGAAGCTGAAGAACAGCTTTCTCAGTCAGAGCACAATGTGTGTGAAACCTCTTTAAAACTGTATTTAGAGACATAGTTCTGACCTGCTATACTGCAGGACCGGACTACCAGGATCCTGGGCACATATGAAGCTCCTGTGAACTCAGTTTTCAGGAAAGAGCAATGGAGATTGGATGGATGCACAATCCGAGACAAAGGCAAGtcctagttttctttgttttgctgaGCATGTATGGGGCGAGCGCCGAGTTGGGGCCCTATTCAGTAgtggaagaaacagagagaggctCCTTTGTGGCAAATGTAGGAAAAGACCTGGGGCTGGGGTTGACAGAGATGTCCACCCGCGGTGCCCGGATCATTTCCCAGGGGAACAAAGAGCATTTGCAGCTCAAGGTTCAGACTGGGGATTTGCTCATAAATGACAAACTAGATCGAGAGAAGCTATGCGGTCCGAGTGAGCCTTGCATACTACATTTCCAAGTATTAATGGAAAAACCGTTAGAGATATTTCAGGCAGAACTGCGAGTGCAAGACATAAATGACCATTCCCCCGTGTTCACTGAAAGAGAAATGATTCTAAAAATACCGGAAAACAGTCCTGTAGGAATTGCATTCCCTCTGAGTAATGCTCTGGACTTGGATGTAGGCAGCAACAATGTTCAGAACTATAAAATCAGCCCCAACTCCCATTTTCGGGTTCTGACCCGAAATCGCAGCGACGGCAGAAAATACCCTGAGCTGGTGTTGGACAAAGAGCTGGATCGGGAGGAGGAGCCTGAAATCTCATTAACCCTGACAGCGCTGGATGGCGGCTCTCCGCCTCGGTATGGAACCGCCCAGGTGCGCATTGAAGTGGTGGACAGTAACGATAACGCCCCTGAGTTTGAGCAGTCGCTCTACAAGGTGCATATTCCCGAAGACAGCCCCGTAGGCTCCCTGGTTGTCACTGTCTCTGCCAGCGATGTAGACAGTGGAGTCTATGGAAAAATATCATACACATTCTTTCAGCCTTCAGAAGATATTAGCAAAACTTTGGAGGTAAATGCTATGACAGGCGAAATTCGACTGAGAAAAAAAGTAGATTTTGAAACAGTTCTGTCTTATGAAGTGGACATCAAGGCCACTGATGGGGGAGGTCTTTCAGGAAAATGCACTCTTCTCCTGCAAGTAGTGGATGTGAATGACAATCCTCCAGAAGTGACAGTGTCTGCACTCACCACTCCCATCCCAGAGAACTCCCCTGACATTGTAGTTGCTGTTTTCAGTGTTTCAGATCCTGACTCTGGGGACAATGGGAAAACTATTTCCTCCATCCAGGATgaccttccttttcttctaaaaCCTTCAGGCAAGAACTTTTACACCTTAGTAGCCCAGAAAACACTAGATAGAGAAGAAAGAGACGAGTACAACATCACCATCACCGTCACTGACATGGGAACCCCCAGGCTGAAAACCGAGCACAACATAACCGTGCTGGTGTCCGACGTCAACGACAACGCCCCCGCCTTCACCCAGACCTCCTACACCCTGTCCGTCCGCGAGAACAACAGCCCCGCCCTGCACATCGGCACCGTCCGCGCCACAGACAGAGACGCGGGCGCCAACGCCCAGGTCACCTACTCGCTGCTGCCGCCCCTCGACGCGCACGTGCCCCTGGCCTCCCTGGTGTCCATCAACCCGGACAACGGCCACCTGTTCGCCCTGAGGTCCCTGGACTACGAGGCCCTGCGGGCGTTCGAGTTCCGCGTGGGCGCCGCCGACCGCGGCTCGCCCGCGCTCAGCAGCCAGGCGCTGGTGCGCGTGCTCGTGGCGGACGACAACGACAACGCGCCCTTCGTGCTGTACCCGCTGCAGAACGCCTCGGCGCCCTGCACCGAGCTGGTGCCCAGGGCGGCCGAGGCGGGCTACCTGGTGACCAAGGTGGTGGCGGTGGATGGCGACTCGGGCCAGAACGCCTGGCTGTCGTACCAGCTGCTCAAGGCCACGGAGCCCGGGCTGTTCGGCGTGTGGGCGCACAACGGCGAGGTGCGCACGGCCCGGCTGCTGAGCGAGCGCGACGCGGCCAAGCACAGGCTGGTGGTGCTGGTCAAGGACAACGGC encodes the following:
- the LOC103007137 gene encoding protocadherin beta-16 → MEIGWMHNPRQRQVLVFFVLLSMYGASAELGPYSVVEETERGSFVANVGKDLGLGLTEMSTRGARIISQGNKEHLQLKVQTGDLLINDKLDREKLCGPSEPCILHFQVLMEKPLEIFQAELRVQDINDHSPVFTEREMILKIPENSPVGIAFPLSNALDLDVGSNNVQNYKISPNSHFRVLTRNRSDGRKYPELVLDKELDREEEPEISLTLTALDGGSPPRYGTAQVRIEVVDSNDNAPEFEQSLYKVHIPEDSPVGSLVVTVSASDVDSGVYGKISYTFFQPSEDISKTLEVNAMTGEIRLRKKVDFETVLSYEVDIKATDGGGLSGKCTLLLQVVDVNDNPPEVTVSALTTPIPENSPDIVVAVFSVSDPDSGDNGKTISSIQDDLPFLLKPSGKNFYTLVAQKTLDREERDEYNITITVTDMGTPRLKTEHNITVLVSDVNDNAPAFTQTSYTLSVRENNSPALHIGTVRATDRDAGANAQVTYSLLPPLDAHVPLASLVSINPDNGHLFALRSLDYEALRAFEFRVGAADRGSPALSSQALVRVLVADDNDNAPFVLYPLQNASAPCTELVPRAAEAGYLVTKVVAVDGDSGQNAWLSYQLLKATEPGLFGVWAHNGEVRTARLLSERDAAKHRLVVLVKDNGEPPLSASVTLHVLLVDGFSQPYPPAPEAEAADAAPAAPLTVYLVVALASVSSLFLFSVLVFVAVRLCRRGGAASVGRCSVPEGPFPGHLVDVSGTGTLSQSYQYEVCLTGGSGSNEFKFLKPILPNLPPQCPGKEIEENRTFYNSFGFNIQ
- the LOC103007451 gene encoding protocadherin beta-8; the encoded protein is MEASRKLICRQRQVFFFFFFLGLAQGGSEFRRYSVVEETEGSSSVTNLAKDLGLGQGELSRRGARVISKGNKLYLQLDQETGDLLLNEKLDREELCGQTEPCMLRFQVLLENPLEFFQAELQVIDINDHAPVFMDRDMLLKISESSPPGTKFPLKNAQDMDVGRNNIENYIISPNSYFRVLTRKRSDGRKYPELVLDKLLDREEEPELRLTLTAQDGGSPPRFGTAQVYIEVVDINDNAPEFEPPFYRVQIPEDSPIGYLIVKVSATDIDIGVNREISYSLFQASEEISKTFEINAMTGEIRLKKQLDFETTQSYEVNIEARDTGSLSGKCTVLTQVMDVNDNAPEVTMSALTRQIPENSPETVVAVFSVSDLDSEENGKISCYIQDDLPFLLKSSMENFYTLVTERPLDRETRAEYNVTITVTDMGTPRLKTEHSITVLVSDVNDNAPAFTQTSYTLSVRENNSPALHIGTVRATDRDAGANAQVTYSLLPPLDAHVPLASLVSINPDNGHLFALRSLDYEALRAFEFRVGAADRGSPALSSQALVRVLVADDNDNAPFVLYPLQNASAPCTELVPRAAEAGYLVTKVVAVDGDSGQNAWLSFQLLKATEPGLFGVWAHNGEVRTARLLSERDAAKHRLVVLVKDNGEPPLSASVTLHVLLVDGFSQPYLPAPEAEATDAAPADPLTIYLVVALASVSSLFLFSVLVFVAVRLCRRGGAASVGRCSVPEGPFPGHLVDVSGTGTLSQSYQYEVCLKGGSGTSEFKFLKPIVTNFQGHSPGPDIEETPNFRKDFGFSIQ